In Edaphobacter aggregans, the sequence GCGAAGCCAAGAGTTGGAATGACAGGATCGCAGATTGCGACCATCATGACGGAGCTGAAACCTCGATTTCTGGAAGGGTTGAATTTGGCCGAGACGAGGGCGATTCTGGGGGCGGCCAGCAGGAAACGGTTTAGCGCAAATTCGCTGATTACACGCGAGGGAGATACAGCGAAGCATCTGTACCTGGTGCTGGATGGAGGCGCACGTTATTTCACCCTATCTTCTGACGGGAAGAAGATCGTCATTCGCTGGATTCGGGCGGGAGATCTGGTTGGCGGTGCTGCTTTGGTGTCGGGGCCTCAGGAATATGTTGTGAGCGCTGAGGCGGCGAGGAATAGTTCTGCGCTGGTGTGGGACAGGGCCACGATTCGGTCTCTTGCGACCGCATATCCGAAGTTGTTGGAGAATGCTCTGTTGGTGGCATATGACTACCTGGTTTTGGACCGTATTCGGTACGTTGCATCGTACTCTCAGTCGGCGCCGCAGCGGGTGGCGCAGGTGCTGGGTTATCTTGCGAACGAGATGGGACAGAGAGTTAGTGGAGGCGTGGAACTCCACGTGAGAAACGAGGAGTTGGCGCACGAAGCGAACGTGACGATCTTTACGGTGAGCCGGCTGATGGGAGAGTGGCAGCGCAGAGGACTCTTGAGGAAGAGCCGAGGCAAGGTGGTGCTGCATCGTCCGGAAGATCTGATTCGATTAGAGGCCTGAGCTTGCGTGCGCTTTGATTGCGCTGGAGCAACGACTTTAAGGAAAGGGAGGTGACACGCTAAGAACCGTGAGTTTACACCGGCGATTGTGGGTGTGACCGCGAAATTGGGCCGGAGCACAACAGTTGGCATTCGTTCGAATTCTTGTAGTAGATGATTTTGAGGCGTGGCGGCGTTCCATCATTTCGATTCTTGAGCAGGATCGTGAGGTGGAAGTGATTCATGAAGCGTCGGATGGTTTAGAGGCAGTCCGGATGTGCGAGGAATTACAGCCTGACTTAGTGTTGCTCGATATTGGACTTCCGAAACTCAACGGAGTTGAAGCAGCGCG encodes:
- a CDS encoding Crp/Fnr family transcriptional regulator → MKAKAKPRVGMTGSQIATIMTELKPRFLEGLNLAETRAILGAASRKRFSANSLITREGDTAKHLYLVLDGGARYFTLSSDGKKIVIRWIRAGDLVGGAALVSGPQEYVVSAEAARNSSALVWDRATIRSLATAYPKLLENALLVAYDYLVLDRIRYVASYSQSAPQRVAQVLGYLANEMGQRVSGGVELHVRNEELAHEANVTIFTVSRLMGEWQRRGLLRKSRGKVVLHRPEDLIRLEA